The Streptomyces laurentii genome contains a region encoding:
- a CDS encoding membrane protein yfcA (Putative membrane protein YfcA [Streptomyces fulvissimus DSM40593];~Sulfite exporter TauE/SafE; pfam01925;~UniProt-pubmed:11572948; UniProt-pubmed:20624727; UniProt-pubmed:21463507; UniProt-pubmed:18375553; UniProt-pubmed:20581206; UniProt-pubmed:12000953; UniProt-pubmed:20064060;~hypothetical protein; Provisional;~identified by MetaGeneAnnotator; putative): MPDISLTTLALLCLAAFAAGWIDAVVGGGGLLMLPTLLLGLPHLPAAQILGTNKAMSIVGTSGAAVTYLRKAPMKLGMALRIGFAALAGSMAGAFFAAGISSAVLRPVIMVVLLAVAVFVLLRPTFGARPEGAERPELTRARIVTAIVVVGGGIGFYDGLFGPGTGTFLVLALTAVLHLDLVTASATAKIVNVCTNAGALVTFASQGNVIWQLAAVLAVFNLAGGTTGARMALSKGTEFVRGVLLVVVLSLVAKLAFDQWA; encoded by the coding sequence ATGCCTGACATATCCCTGACCACTCTTGCCCTGCTCTGCCTCGCCGCCTTCGCGGCCGGCTGGATCGACGCCGTGGTCGGGGGCGGCGGTCTGCTCATGCTGCCCACCCTGCTGCTCGGGCTGCCGCACCTGCCGGCCGCGCAGATCCTCGGCACGAACAAGGCCATGTCCATCGTCGGCACGTCCGGCGCGGCCGTCACGTATCTGCGCAAGGCCCCGATGAAACTGGGCATGGCACTGCGGATCGGGTTCGCCGCGCTCGCCGGGTCGATGGCCGGCGCCTTCTTCGCGGCCGGGATCAGCAGCGCGGTGCTGCGCCCGGTGATCATGGTGGTGCTGCTGGCCGTGGCCGTGTTCGTGCTGCTCCGGCCGACGTTCGGCGCGCGGCCCGAGGGCGCGGAGCGGCCGGAGCTCACCAGGGCCCGGATCGTCACCGCGATCGTCGTGGTCGGCGGCGGCATCGGTTTCTACGACGGCCTGTTCGGGCCCGGCACCGGCACCTTCCTGGTCCTCGCCCTGACCGCCGTGCTCCACCTCGACCTGGTGACGGCCTCCGCCACCGCGAAGATCGTCAACGTCTGCACCAACGCGGGCGCGCTCGTCACCTTCGCCTCGCAGGGGAACGTCATCTGGCAGCTGGCCGCCGTCCTGGCCGTCTTCAACCTCGCGGGCGGCACGACCGGCGCGCGGATGGCGCTGAGCAAGGGCACGGAGTTCGTCCGCGGGGTGCTGCTCGTGGTGGTCCTCTCGCTGGTCGCCAAGCTCGCCTTCGACCAGTGGGCGTGA
- a CDS encoding tetR family transcriptional regulator (Bacterial regulatory proteins, tetR family; pfam00440;~KEGG: pfl:PFL_2927 TetR family transcriptional regulator;~TetR family transcriptional regulator [Streptosporangium roseum DSM43021];~Transcriptional regulator [Transcription]; COG1309;~identified by MetaGeneAnnotator; putative), producing MARTKEFDPDAALQSALELFWARGYEATTMADLVERLGIGRASVYATFGSKHELYLKALERYAENTDPRILDELSAPGPALPGVRALVRRFAAEAAADELRLTGCLLTNSAAELAPRDPAVGRRVERSWEQLETLLHSALNRARTQGELPPGRDPRALARMLLVLLQGLRVVGKASSDPARVRDAAEQALTLLD from the coding sequence GTGGCCAGGACCAAGGAATTCGATCCCGACGCCGCGCTCCAGTCCGCCCTTGAGCTGTTCTGGGCGCGCGGCTACGAGGCGACCACCATGGCGGACCTCGTGGAGCGCCTCGGCATCGGCCGGGCCAGCGTCTACGCGACCTTCGGCAGCAAGCACGAGCTGTATCTGAAGGCCCTGGAGCGCTACGCGGAGAACACGGATCCGCGGATCCTCGACGAGCTGTCCGCGCCGGGGCCCGCACTGCCGGGCGTACGGGCGCTGGTACGCCGGTTCGCGGCCGAGGCGGCGGCCGACGAGCTGCGGCTGACCGGCTGTCTCCTCACCAACTCGGCGGCGGAACTGGCCCCGCGCGACCCGGCGGTGGGCCGGCGGGTCGAACGGAGCTGGGAGCAGCTGGAGACCCTGCTGCACAGTGCGCTCAACCGGGCCCGGACCCAGGGCGAACTGCCACCCGGCCGCGATCCGCGCGCGCTGGCCCGGATGCTGCTCGTCCTGCTCCAGGGCCTGCGGGTGGTCGGCAAGGCGTCGAGCGACCCGGCCCGGGTGCGCGACGCCGCGGAGCAGGCGCTGACCCTGCTCGACTGA
- a CDS encoding 3-oxoacyl-[acyl-carrier protein] reductase (3-ketoacyl-(acyl-carrier-protein) reductase; Provisional; PRK07231;~3-oxoacyl-[acyl-carrier protein] reductase [Streptomyces venezuelae ATCC10712];~NAD(P) binding site [chemical binding];~classical (c) SDRs; cd05233;~identified by MetaGeneAnnotator; putative): MSSSRFTGRTVLVTGAGGGLGRSIALAFAAEGAQVAVSGRRAAALDETVALIEAAGGTARAVTADVSVAEDMRRAVRETVAAFGSLDVAVNNAGVFRGGHSAADFPLDDWQALLDVNVSGVLHSLQAEIAHMRAHGGGAIVNISSNLGAHTRRPGLFGYQVSKAAVSALTRAAALDHVGDGIRINAVSPGAAESAMSLRPGETEAERAVRMKEQSPLGRITSAREVAAAVLYLASDEAGSAVGTDLVIDGGVSA, translated from the coding sequence ATGTCGTCGTCCCGATTCACCGGCCGCACCGTCCTCGTCACCGGCGCCGGAGGCGGTCTCGGCCGCTCCATCGCGCTCGCCTTCGCCGCCGAGGGCGCGCAGGTGGCCGTGTCCGGCCGCCGGGCCGCCGCCCTCGACGAGACGGTGGCGCTCATCGAGGCCGCGGGCGGCACCGCCCGCGCGGTCACCGCCGACGTCTCGGTCGCCGAGGACATGCGCCGGGCCGTCCGGGAGACCGTCGCCGCCTTCGGCTCGCTGGACGTGGCGGTGAACAACGCGGGGGTGTTCCGGGGCGGCCACAGCGCGGCCGACTTCCCGCTCGACGACTGGCAGGCGCTGCTCGACGTCAACGTCTCCGGCGTCCTGCACTCGCTCCAGGCCGAGATAGCCCACATGCGCGCCCACGGCGGCGGGGCCATCGTGAACATCTCGTCCAACCTGGGCGCCCACACCCGGCGGCCGGGCCTCTTCGGCTACCAGGTGTCCAAGGCCGCCGTCTCCGCGCTCACCCGGGCCGCCGCCCTCGACCACGTCGGCGACGGGATCCGGATCAACGCGGTGAGCCCCGGGGCCGCCGAGTCCGCGATGTCGCTGCGCCCGGGCGAGACCGAGGCCGAGCGGGCGGTGCGGATGAAGGAGCAGTCGCCGCTCGGCCGGATCACCTCGGCCCGGGAGGTGGCGGCGGCGGTGCTCTACCTGGCCTCCGACGAGGCCGGCTCCGCCGTCGGCACGGACCTGGTGATCGACGGCGGCGTCTCGGCCTGA
- a CDS encoding glyoxalase family protein (Glyoxalase family protein [Streptomyces venezuelae ATCC10712];~This conserved domain belongs to a superfamily including the bleomycin resistance protein, glyoxalase I, and type I ring-cleaving dioxygenases; cd09012;~identified by MetaGeneAnnotator; putative), with translation MAPQMIFVNLPVKDLDASKAFYEKLGFSVNPQFTDETAACVVISDAIFVMLLTEEKFRAFTAPGKEIADATKVTETMVSLSAESREKADALAEAALAAGGSPAKEPLELGFMYGRSFADLDGHHWEVSWMDPAALQGGAQG, from the coding sequence ATGGCCCCCCAGATGATCTTCGTGAACCTGCCGGTGAAGGACCTGGACGCGAGCAAGGCGTTCTACGAGAAGCTCGGCTTCTCCGTCAACCCGCAGTTCACGGACGAGACCGCCGCGTGCGTCGTCATCAGCGACGCGATCTTCGTGATGCTGCTGACCGAGGAGAAGTTCAGGGCCTTCACCGCGCCCGGCAAGGAGATCGCCGACGCCACGAAGGTGACCGAGACGATGGTCTCGCTGAGCGCGGAGAGCCGGGAGAAGGCCGACGCCCTGGCGGAGGCGGCCCTGGCCGCGGGCGGCAGCCCGGCGAAGGAGCCGCTGGAGCTGGGCTTCATGTACGGCCGCTCCTTCGCCGACCTGGACGGGCACCACTGGGAGGTGTCCTGGATGGACCCGGCCGCCCTCCAGGGCGGTGCGCAGGGCTGA
- a CDS encoding hypothetical protein (identified by MetaGeneAnnotator; putative;~sequence version:1), whose protein sequence is MRVTRDVPDIRGRADLDVLLRRFYTAAFADPLIGPFFTEIAGTDLEVHLPRIGDFWERALFRTAAYRHDAFAPHSAVHSVQPLTAAHFGRWVQLWHATIDGLHEGPLADRAKAQGERIALALLRRLAGRDVSTDAPRGEGGGFVPLAALTLRAAG, encoded by the coding sequence ATGCGTGTCACCCGAGACGTCCCCGACATCCGCGGCCGCGCCGACCTCGACGTGCTGCTGCGGCGCTTCTACACGGCCGCCTTCGCCGACCCGCTCATCGGGCCCTTCTTCACCGAGATCGCCGGCACGGACCTGGAGGTCCATCTGCCGCGGATCGGCGACTTCTGGGAGCGGGCGCTGTTCCGGACCGCCGCGTACCGGCACGACGCCTTCGCCCCGCACTCCGCCGTGCACTCCGTACAGCCGCTGACCGCCGCCCACTTCGGCCGCTGGGTGCAGCTGTGGCACGCCACGATCGACGGGCTGCACGAGGGTCCGCTGGCCGACCGGGCCAAGGCGCAGGGCGAACGGATCGCGCTCGCCCTGCTCCGCCGGCTCGCCGGCCGCGACGTGTCCACCGACGCGCCCCGGGGCGAGGGCGGCGGGTTCGTACCGCTGGCGGCGCTCACACTGCGGGCGGCCGGCTGA
- a CDS encoding regulatory protein (Arsenical Resistance Operon Repressor and similar prokaryotic, metal regulated homodimeric repressors. ARSR subfamily of helix-turn-helix bacterial transcription regulatory proteins (winged helix topology). Includes several proteins that appear to...; cd00090;~identified by MetaGeneAnnotator; putative;~putative DNA binding site [nucleotide binding];~putative Zn2+ binding site [ion binding];~regulatory protein [Streptomyces pristinaespiralis ATCC25486]), which translates to MLRIHFTGADLAGVRMAAQPDVLWETILSFHRIRDRRGPVVFREWRSEARVRLGTETRLLAALVPGRGYFPDFLNPPEGILGLDEALDAIRATPAARLHAELAQIGAAATGRPAVPAALRSLADGCGGALGRLSGALRDYHRAAVEPYWTHIQARVEADRVRRGRALLDGGADELLASLPPMLRWHSPVLEADYPVDRDVRLDGRGLLLQPSYFCRGTPVVLRDPTLPPVLVYPLTHGESPTVRPPGLPSLAKLVGHTRSAVLHAIGDGGTTSELARRAGVSLASASQHAGVLREAGLIATLRNGNAVLHTLTPLGAALLGGGGGTRDENGRRAGGGRREDGTGGGAGGPAGAGGPGGGDDGAGEAGRAGRAGGRIPERAPERAPAPVR; encoded by the coding sequence ATGCTGCGGATTCATTTCACCGGGGCCGATCTGGCCGGGGTGAGGATGGCAGCCCAGCCGGACGTGTTGTGGGAAACGATTCTCAGCTTTCACCGGATACGGGACCGGCGCGGCCCGGTCGTGTTCCGGGAATGGCGGTCGGAAGCACGGGTACGGCTCGGCACGGAGACGCGGCTGCTCGCCGCACTGGTCCCGGGACGCGGCTATTTCCCCGACTTCCTCAACCCCCCGGAGGGCATCCTCGGTCTCGACGAGGCGCTTGACGCGATCCGCGCGACCCCGGCCGCCCGGCTCCACGCCGAACTGGCCCAGATCGGCGCCGCGGCCACCGGGCGGCCCGCCGTACCGGCCGCGCTGCGCTCCCTCGCCGACGGCTGCGGCGGGGCGCTCGGCCGGCTGTCCGGGGCGCTGCGCGACTACCACCGGGCCGCCGTCGAGCCGTACTGGACGCACATCCAGGCCCGCGTCGAGGCCGACCGGGTGCGGCGCGGCCGGGCGCTGCTCGACGGGGGAGCGGACGAGCTGCTCGCCTCCCTGCCGCCGATGCTCCGCTGGCACAGCCCCGTCCTGGAGGCGGACTACCCCGTCGACCGGGACGTCCGGCTCGACGGGCGCGGGCTGCTGCTCCAGCCCTCGTACTTCTGCCGCGGCACCCCGGTCGTCCTGCGCGACCCCACGCTGCCGCCGGTCCTCGTCTACCCGCTCACCCACGGCGAGTCCCCGACGGTCCGGCCGCCCGGCCTGCCGTCGCTCGCCAAGCTGGTCGGCCACACCCGCTCGGCGGTCCTGCACGCCATCGGCGACGGCGGTACGACGAGCGAGCTGGCCCGCCGGGCCGGGGTGTCCCTGGCCTCCGCCAGCCAGCACGCCGGGGTGCTGCGCGAGGCCGGGCTGATCGCCACCCTGCGCAACGGCAACGCGGTCCTGCACACGCTCACCCCGCTCGGCGCCGCCCTCCTCGGTGGTGGTGGCGGGACGCGCGACGAGAACGGCCGCCGGGCGGGCGGGGGCCGGCGGGAGGACGGTACGGGGGGTGGCGCGGGCGGCCCGGCCGGTGCGGGCGGTCCCGGCGGCGGGGACGACGGGGCGGGAGAAGCGGGGAGGGCGGGCCGGGCCGGCGGGCGGATCCCGGAGCGGGCCCCGGAGCGGGCCCCGGCTCCGGTCCGGTGA
- a CDS encoding pyruvate, phosphate dikinase (PEP-utilising enzyme, TIM barrel domain; pfam02896;~PEP-utilising enzyme, mobile domain; pfam00391;~Pyruvate phosphate dikinase, PEP/pyruvate binding domain; pfam01326;~Pyruvate, phosphate dikinase [Streptomyces davawensis JCM4913];~identified by MetaGeneAnnotator; putative;~pyruvate phosphate dikinase; Provisional), whose protein sequence is MSEFNDQKFVYDFTEGNKDLKDLLGGKGANLAEMTNLGLPVPPGFTITTEACKVYLESGAEPAALRDEVSAHLDALERTMGKKLGQADDPLLVSVRSGAKFSMPGMMDTVLNIGLSDASVEGLATQADNARFAWDSYRRLIQMFGKTVLDVDGELFEDALDEAKAAKGAASDTDLDAADLKRLVERFKGIVKTATGRDFPQDAREQMDLAIEAVFNSWNTDRAKLYRRQERIPHDLGTAVNVCSMVFGNLGPDSGTGVAFTRDPASGHQGVYGDYLTNAQGEDVVAGIRNTVPLAELESIDKKSYDQLMQIMETLETHYKDLCDIEFTIERGQLWMLQTRVGKRTAGAAFRIATQLVDQGLIDEAEALQRVNGAQLAQLMFPKFDDNAKVEQVGRGIAASPGAAVGKAVFDSYTAVKWSRSGEKVILIRRETNPDDLDGMIAAEGILTSRGGKTSHAAVVARGMGKTCVCGAEELEVDTKRRRMTTAAGVVVEEGDVVSIDGSTGKVYLGEVPVVPSPVVEYFEGRTHAGADDADELVQAVHRIMAYADRVRRLRVRANADNAEDAARARRFGAQGVGLCRTEHMFLGERRQYVERLILADTDEEREASLKALLPLQKGDFVELFEAMDGLPVTVRLLDPPLHEFLPDITELSVRVALAEARKEPHENELRLLQAVHRLHEQNPMLGLRGVRLGLVIPGLFTMQVRAIAEAAAERIDAKGDPRAEIMIPLVGTVQELELVREEAEAVIAEVVARTGVDLKLALGTMIELPRAAVTAGQIAEAAEFFSFGTNDLTQTVWGFSRDDVEASFFTAYLEKGIFGVSPFETIDKDGVGALVRQAVESGRATRPDIKLGVCGEHGGDPESVHFFHEVGLDYVSCSPFRIPVARLEAGRAAAESKGSDSR, encoded by the coding sequence GTGTCGGAATTCAATGATCAGAAGTTCGTGTACGACTTCACCGAGGGCAACAAGGACCTCAAGGACCTTCTCGGTGGCAAGGGAGCGAACCTCGCCGAGATGACCAACCTCGGTCTCCCGGTTCCCCCCGGCTTCACGATCACGACCGAGGCCTGCAAGGTCTACCTGGAGAGCGGCGCCGAGCCGGCCGCCCTCCGCGACGAGGTCAGCGCGCACCTCGACGCCCTCGAGCGCACCATGGGCAAGAAGCTCGGCCAGGCCGACGACCCGCTGCTCGTCTCCGTCCGCTCCGGCGCCAAGTTCTCGATGCCCGGCATGATGGACACGGTCCTCAACATCGGCCTCTCCGACGCCTCCGTCGAGGGCCTCGCCACCCAGGCCGACAACGCGCGCTTCGCCTGGGACTCGTACCGCCGTCTCATCCAGATGTTCGGCAAGACCGTCCTCGACGTGGACGGCGAGCTCTTCGAGGACGCCCTCGACGAGGCCAAGGCCGCCAAGGGCGCCGCCAGCGACACCGACCTGGACGCCGCCGACCTGAAGCGGCTCGTCGAGCGCTTCAAGGGCATCGTGAAGACCGCGACCGGCCGCGACTTCCCGCAGGACGCCCGCGAGCAGATGGACCTGGCCATCGAGGCGGTCTTCAACTCCTGGAACACCGACCGGGCCAAGCTGTACCGCCGCCAGGAGCGCATCCCGCACGACCTCGGCACCGCCGTCAACGTCTGCTCGATGGTCTTCGGCAACCTCGGCCCCGACTCCGGCACCGGCGTCGCCTTCACCCGCGACCCCGCCTCCGGCCACCAGGGCGTCTACGGCGACTACCTCACCAACGCCCAGGGCGAGGACGTCGTCGCCGGCATCCGCAACACCGTGCCGCTCGCCGAGCTCGAGTCGATCGACAAGAAGTCGTACGACCAGCTCATGCAGATCATGGAAACCCTCGAGACGCACTACAAGGACCTGTGCGACATCGAGTTCACCATCGAGCGCGGCCAGCTCTGGATGCTGCAGACCCGCGTCGGCAAGCGCACCGCCGGTGCCGCCTTCCGCATCGCCACGCAGCTCGTGGACCAGGGCCTCATCGACGAGGCCGAGGCGCTCCAGCGTGTCAACGGCGCCCAGCTCGCGCAGCTGATGTTCCCGAAGTTCGATGACAACGCCAAGGTGGAGCAGGTCGGGCGCGGCATCGCCGCCTCCCCGGGTGCCGCCGTCGGCAAGGCCGTCTTCGACTCGTACACGGCCGTCAAGTGGTCCCGCTCGGGCGAGAAGGTCATCCTGATCCGCCGCGAGACCAACCCGGACGACCTGGACGGCATGATCGCCGCCGAGGGCATCCTCACCTCCCGCGGCGGCAAGACCTCGCACGCCGCCGTCGTCGCCCGCGGCATGGGCAAGACCTGTGTCTGCGGCGCCGAGGAGCTCGAGGTCGACACCAAGCGCCGCCGCATGACCACCGCCGCCGGCGTGGTCGTCGAGGAGGGCGACGTCGTCTCCATCGACGGCTCCACCGGCAAGGTCTACCTCGGCGAGGTACCCGTCGTACCGTCGCCGGTCGTCGAGTACTTCGAGGGCCGGACGCACGCCGGCGCCGACGACGCCGACGAGCTGGTCCAGGCCGTGCACCGGATCATGGCCTACGCCGACCGCGTCCGCCGGCTGCGCGTCCGCGCCAACGCCGACAACGCCGAGGACGCCGCCCGTGCCCGCCGCTTCGGCGCCCAGGGCGTCGGCCTGTGCCGTACCGAGCACATGTTCCTCGGCGAGCGCCGCCAGTACGTCGAGCGCCTCATCCTCGCCGACACCGACGAGGAGCGCGAGGCCTCGCTGAAGGCCCTGCTGCCGCTGCAGAAGGGCGACTTCGTCGAGCTGTTCGAGGCGATGGACGGCCTGCCCGTCACCGTCCGGCTGCTCGACCCGCCGCTGCACGAGTTCCTGCCCGACATCACCGAGCTGTCGGTCCGCGTCGCCCTCGCCGAGGCCCGCAAGGAGCCGCACGAGAACGAACTGCGCCTGCTCCAGGCCGTCCACCGGCTGCACGAGCAGAACCCGATGCTCGGCCTGCGCGGCGTCCGCCTCGGCCTGGTCATCCCCGGCCTGTTCACCATGCAGGTCCGCGCCATCGCCGAGGCCGCCGCCGAGCGCATCGACGCGAAGGGCGACCCGCGTGCCGAGATCATGATCCCGCTCGTCGGCACCGTCCAGGAGCTGGAGCTGGTCCGCGAGGAGGCCGAGGCGGTCATCGCCGAGGTCGTCGCCCGCACCGGCGTCGACCTGAAGCTGGCCCTCGGTACCATGATCGAGCTGCCGCGCGCCGCCGTGACCGCCGGCCAGATCGCCGAGGCCGCCGAGTTCTTCTCCTTCGGCACCAACGACCTCACGCAGACGGTCTGGGGCTTCTCCCGCGACGACGTGGAGGCCAGCTTCTTCACCGCGTACCTGGAGAAGGGCATCTTCGGCGTCAGCCCCTTCGAGACCATCGACAAGGACGGCGTCGGCGCCCTGGTCCGCCAGGCCGTGGAGTCCGGCCGGGCCACCCGCCCCGACATCAAGCTCGGCGTCTGCGGCGAGCACGGCGGCGACCCGGAGTCGGTGCACTTCTTCCACGAGGTCGGTCTCGACTACGTCTCCTGCTCGCCGTTCCGGATCCCGGTGGCGCGCCTGGAGGCCGGCCGCGCGGCGGCCGAGTCGAAGGGCAGCGACAGCCGCTGA
- a CDS encoding dihydrouridine synthase (Dihydrouridine synthase-like (DUS-like) FMN-binding domain. Members ofthis family catalyzethe reduction of the 5,6-double bond of a uridine residue on tRNA. Dihydrouridine modification of tRNA is widely observed in prokaryotes and eukaryotes, and also...; cd02801;~FMN binding site [chemical binding];~catalytic residues [active];~dihydrouridine synthase [Amycolatopsis mediterranei U32];~identified by MetaGeneAnnotator; putative;~putative TIM-barrel protein, nifR3 family; TIGR00737;~substrate binding site [chemical binding]) yields the protein MTVFSPLAIGPHIVQPPVVLAPMAGITNAPFRTLCRDFSGGKGLYVSEMITTRALVERNEKTMQLIRFDASEKPRSIQLYGVDPETVGKAVRMIVDEDLADHIDLNFGCPVPKVTRKGGGSALPYKRPLLRAILREAVGNAGALPVTMKMRKGIDDDHLTYLDAGRIAVEEGVTAIALHGRTTAQHYGGTADWEAIARLKEHVPEIPVLGNGDIWSADDALRMMRETGCDGVVVGRGCLGRPWLFGDLVAAFEGTEDYARPGLREVADTMVRHARLLGEWLGDEARGVIDFRKHVAWYLKGFSVGSEMRKKLAITSSLDELSAQLSELDLDQPWPVGADGPRGRTSGNGRVVLPDGWLKDPYDCSGVSEDAELDTSGG from the coding sequence ATGACCGTGTTCTCCCCCCTCGCCATCGGCCCGCACATCGTGCAGCCGCCGGTGGTGCTCGCGCCCATGGCCGGCATCACCAACGCCCCCTTCCGCACCCTCTGCCGCGATTTCAGCGGCGGCAAGGGCCTGTACGTGAGCGAGATGATCACGACGCGGGCGCTGGTCGAGCGCAACGAGAAGACGATGCAGCTGATCCGCTTCGACGCGAGCGAGAAGCCGCGCTCGATCCAGCTGTACGGGGTGGACCCGGAGACCGTCGGCAAGGCGGTCCGGATGATCGTCGACGAGGACCTGGCCGATCACATCGACCTGAACTTCGGCTGCCCGGTGCCGAAGGTGACCCGCAAGGGCGGCGGCTCGGCGCTGCCGTACAAGCGGCCGCTGCTGCGGGCGATCCTGCGCGAGGCCGTGGGCAACGCGGGCGCGCTGCCCGTGACCATGAAGATGCGCAAGGGCATCGACGACGACCACCTCACGTATCTGGACGCGGGCCGGATCGCCGTCGAGGAGGGCGTGACCGCGATCGCCCTGCACGGCCGCACCACCGCCCAGCACTACGGCGGCACGGCCGACTGGGAGGCCATCGCCCGCCTGAAGGAGCACGTGCCGGAGATCCCGGTGCTCGGCAACGGCGACATCTGGTCGGCGGACGACGCGCTGCGGATGATGCGCGAGACCGGCTGCGACGGCGTGGTCGTCGGGCGCGGCTGCCTCGGGCGGCCGTGGCTGTTCGGGGACCTGGTGGCGGCCTTCGAGGGGACCGAGGACTACGCGCGGCCGGGGCTGCGCGAGGTCGCGGACACGATGGTGCGGCACGCGCGGCTGCTCGGGGAGTGGCTGGGCGACGAGGCACGGGGTGTCATCGACTTCCGCAAGCACGTGGCCTGGTACCTCAAGGGCTTCTCCGTGGGTTCGGAGATGCGCAAGAAGCTGGCCATTACGTCGTCCCTGGACGAACTGAGCGCTCAGTTGAGCGAGCTGGACCTGGACCAGCCGTGGCCGGTCGGCGCGGACGGCCCCCGGGGTCGTACGTCCGGAAATGGGCGGGTTGTCCTTCCGGATGGCTGGCTGAAGGACCCGTACGACTGCTCCGGAGTGAGCGAAGACGCCGAGCTGGACACGTCCGGAGGGTGA
- a CDS encoding regulatory protein (Arsenical Resistance Operon Repressor and similar prokaryotic, metal regulated homodimeric repressors. ARSR subfamily of helix-turn-helix bacterial transcription regulatory proteins (winged helix topology). Includes several proteins that appear to...; cd00090;~dimerization interface [polypeptide binding];~identified by MetaGeneAnnotator; putative;~putative DNA binding site [nucleotide binding];~putative Zn2+ binding site [ion binding];~regulatory protein [Streptomyces roseosporus NRRL15998]), producing the protein MPAMGASTTGGCTMCGPMARGENTVIRPLSRTAPAPRESYDPPRPGRRRSPPAYDGPMTSRTQGADAHPQRHEEAGDDAERLTVAVSILALLADRTRLALMRRLGEGEADVTTLTEACGAPRPSVSQHLAKLRLAGLVTARKDGRRVVYALRHGHLRRLVDEALNVADHQIGALPPHD; encoded by the coding sequence ATGCCGGCCATGGGCGCGAGCACCACCGGCGGCTGCACGATGTGCGGGCCGATGGCGAGGGGGGAGAACACGGTCATCCGCCCATTGTCCCGCACCGCGCCCGCACCGCGGGAGTCGTACGATCCGCCCCGGCCAGGCCGTCGCCGGAGCCCGCCCGCCTACGATGGGCCGATGACCTCACGCACGCAGGGCGCGGACGCGCACCCGCAGCGGCATGAAGAGGCCGGGGACGACGCGGAGCGGCTCACGGTCGCCGTCTCGATCCTGGCCCTGCTCGCGGACCGCACCCGGCTGGCCCTGATGCGGCGGCTCGGCGAGGGCGAGGCGGATGTGACCACCCTCACCGAGGCGTGCGGCGCCCCCCGCCCCTCGGTCAGCCAGCATCTGGCCAAGCTCCGCCTCGCCGGCCTGGTCACCGCCCGCAAGGACGGCCGCCGGGTCGTGTACGCACTGCGGCACGGCCATCTGCGCCGCCTCGTCGACGAGGCCCTGAACGTCGCCGACCACCAGATCGGCGCGCTCCCGCCGCACGACTGA